A section of the Dethiosulfovibrio faecalis genome encodes:
- a CDS encoding acetyltransferase — protein sequence MRDVFVLGAGGHGKVVIATLKALGYHVATVLDDDEKLWGTKVSGITVAGPMDVVREYKNPSAVIAVGVNETRRKIARRIEGVDWISAVHPSAIVDPSVRIGPGTVVFAGAVVQPDSVLGSHAIINTGATVDHDCHIGNFVHVAPGCNLAGAVTLKEGSFMGIGSRAVPDVTVGAWTTVGAGATIVYDLPGGITAVGTPARPAR from the coding sequence ATGAGAGACGTCTTCGTTCTCGGCGCGGGAGGACACGGCAAGGTGGTCATAGCCACATTGAAGGCATTGGGATACCATGTGGCTACCGTACTGGACGACGACGAAAAACTGTGGGGTACGAAGGTATCGGGAATAACCGTAGCGGGCCCCATGGATGTCGTCAGGGAATACAAGAACCCCTCGGCGGTTATCGCAGTGGGGGTCAACGAGACGAGACGAAAAATCGCCCGTAGGATTGAGGGGGTGGATTGGATCTCCGCCGTTCACCCTTCCGCTATCGTCGATCCATCGGTAAGGATAGGCCCTGGCACGGTGGTCTTCGCCGGAGCGGTGGTCCAGCCGGACTCGGTTCTGGGAAGCCACGCCATAATAAACACCGGAGCCACGGTGGACCACGACTGCCACATAGGGAACTTCGTCCACGTGGCGCCGGGATGCAACCTGGCCGGGGCCGTTACCCTGAAGGAAGGGTCCTTCATGGGCATAGGAAGCCGGGCGGTCCCGGACGTCACCGTCGGAGCCTGGACCACCGTCGGAGCGGGAGCCACAATCGTGTACGACCTGCCGGGAGGAATCACAGCGGTGGGAACGCCGGCCAGACCCGCTCGCTAG
- a CDS encoding sugar transferase has protein sequence MKNPHPSVTDPIKRAVDICLAAAGIVVLSPILAAVSLAVRSKLGHPIFFEQRRPGLNGRIFHMIKFRTMTDGRDERGELLPDEKRLPPFGRFLRSTSLDELPELFNVLKGDMSLVGPRPLLVEYLPLYSPEQSRRHLVRPGVTGWAQVNGRNALSWEDKFSLDIWYVDNWSRRLDWKILVMTVKSVFRREGISSGDHATMPPFGGSR, from the coding sequence GTGAAAAATCCCCATCCCTCCGTAACCGATCCTATCAAAAGAGCCGTCGACATATGCCTGGCGGCTGCCGGCATCGTGGTCCTGTCTCCGATACTGGCGGCGGTGTCCCTGGCTGTTCGGTCCAAGCTGGGCCATCCCATATTCTTCGAGCAGAGAAGGCCGGGACTGAACGGACGGATCTTCCACATGATAAAGTTCCGCACCATGACAGACGGCAGGGACGAAAGAGGCGAACTCCTGCCGGACGAAAAGAGACTTCCTCCCTTCGGAAGGTTCCTCCGCAGCACCAGCCTGGACGAACTGCCCGAGCTGTTCAACGTCCTGAAGGGAGATATGAGCCTGGTGGGCCCCAGGCCTCTGCTGGTCGAATACCTACCTCTCTACAGTCCGGAACAGTCCAGACGCCATCTGGTCCGACCGGGGGTGACCGGCTGGGCTCAGGTGAACGGAAGGAACGCCCTGTCCTGGGAGGACAAGTTCTCCCTGGACATATGGTACGTGGACAACTGGTCCAGAAGACTGGACTGGAAGATACTCGTCATGACGGTGAAATCGGTGTTCCGCAGGGAAGGCATAAGCTCGGGAGACCACGCCACCATGCCGCCCTTCGGAGGCTCCCGATGA
- a CDS encoding DegT/DnrJ/EryC1/StrS family aminotransferase: MTTQRERIILSPPHMSGDELRFVHEAFESGWIAPLGPQVDAFERETSDYIGRPQALALSSGTAALHLGLRLLGVEAGDVVLCSSLTFIASVSPVTFMGAKPYFVDSDEDTWNMSPRALERAIDDLSSKGIKPKAAIVAELYGQAPKWDELMPIFDNHDIPVLEDSAEALGAEYDGRKCGTFGRYSVLSYNGNKIITTSGGGMLLLDDPESREKAFFWATQARDKAPWYQHSEIGYNYRMSNVLAAIGRGQMLHLNERVEAKRTVYKRYAKAFSDIPGIALMPEAEKGRSSMWLTSITVDPDETGTTAMDIWKALGDENIESRPVWKPMHLQPVFEGCGYASHDDGISVGDRLFENGLCLPSGTSMTEQQQYRVIEAVKKALKR; the protein is encoded by the coding sequence TTGACTACGCAACGAGAACGAATAATACTGTCCCCACCTCACATGAGCGGAGACGAGCTTCGTTTCGTCCACGAAGCCTTCGAATCGGGCTGGATAGCCCCTCTGGGACCTCAGGTGGACGCATTCGAGAGGGAGACGTCCGATTATATAGGAAGACCTCAGGCCCTGGCTCTCAGCTCGGGCACGGCGGCGCTTCACCTGGGACTGAGACTTCTGGGCGTAGAGGCCGGAGACGTGGTTCTCTGCTCCAGCCTGACCTTCATAGCGTCGGTCAGTCCTGTAACCTTCATGGGAGCCAAGCCCTACTTCGTCGACTCCGACGAGGACACCTGGAACATGTCGCCTCGGGCCCTGGAGCGCGCCATAGACGACCTGTCCTCCAAGGGAATAAAGCCCAAGGCGGCCATAGTGGCGGAGCTATACGGCCAGGCCCCCAAATGGGACGAGCTCATGCCCATCTTCGACAACCACGACATCCCGGTACTGGAGGACTCGGCGGAGGCCCTTGGAGCCGAATACGACGGCAGAAAGTGCGGCACCTTCGGACGCTACTCGGTGCTTTCCTACAACGGGAACAAGATAATAACCACCTCCGGAGGAGGGATGCTCCTGCTGGACGACCCCGAATCCAGGGAGAAGGCCTTCTTCTGGGCCACCCAGGCCAGGGACAAGGCTCCCTGGTATCAGCACAGCGAGATAGGCTACAACTACAGGATGAGCAACGTCCTGGCCGCCATAGGCAGAGGGCAGATGCTTCACCTGAACGAGAGGGTCGAGGCCAAGAGGACCGTCTACAAAAGATATGCAAAGGCATTCTCGGACATACCGGGAATCGCCCTGATGCCCGAGGCCGAAAAGGGAAGATCCTCCATGTGGCTCACCTCCATAACCGTCGATCCCGACGAGACCGGTACCACCGCCATGGACATATGGAAGGCCCTGGGAGATGAGAACATAGAGAGCCGGCCGGTCTGGAAGCCAATGCACCTTCAGCCGGTGTTCGAGGGCTGCGGCTACGCTTCCCACGACGACGGGATAAGCGTAGGAGACAGGCTCTTCGAGAACGGCCTGTGCCTCCCCTCCGGCACCTCCATGACGGAGCAGCAGCAGTACAGGGTCATAGAGGCGGTAAAGAAGGCCCTGAAACGGTGA